The Candidatus Campbellbacteria bacterium genome segment GAGGAGTGATGGGGCGGTAAAATGTCAACCTGGGAGGTTGACATTTAGGAAGCAAACGATTCTTAAGAATAATAATCTAATAGAAAAATCCCCGGCTGAAAGCGAAAAACAGCTCGGGGATGTATAGTGACTATTTTCTTTCTAGCGTCAAGAAAGTGAAGTTGTATCCGTTTTCTGACCCCTCCTCTTTCTCTACTAATCTGAATTCTTTTTCGTTGAAATTCGGGAAGAAAACATCTCCTTCGAATTCTTCCTCGATGATCGTAAGGTACAAACGATCGGCTTTGTGCAGTGTGGCTCGGTAGACCTCCTGTCCGCCGATGATGAAAACCTCATCACTGCCTTCGTTCTCTCTGGCTTTACTTATGGCTTCACTCGGAGTGCGAGCGACGGTAAAGTTACGTCCGTTGCCGTACATTTCGCCTGAAACCACGATGTTCGTTCTATTGGGAAGTGATCGCCCAATAGATTCGTAAGTTCTCCGCCCCATTATTACTGGGTGCCCGGTAGTCAGTCTTTTGAAGCGCTTAAGGTCAGAGGGAATATTCCACGGCATACGGCCGTCTTTTCCCAGTACTCGGTCTTTTTTCGTGAACGCGGCTATGATATTCAACGTCATACCACCATTTCTGCCTTAATCGGCGGATGATGCTCGTAGTCGACGAGCTTAAAGTCATCCATAGAGAAGCCGTCGATTTCTTTGACTTCCGGATTGAGCCAAAGCTTGGGAAGGGGGAGCGGTTCTCTTTTCAATTGCTCCTCCACTGCCTCGAAGTGATCGTGGTAGATGTGGGCGTCATTGATCGTGATCGCCAATTCATCCGGCTCTAGGTTGCAAACTTGAGCAACCATAGAAAGAAGCAAGCCATAGCTTGCTATGTTGAAAGGAACGCCAAGGAACATATCTCCACTGCGCTGTGTCATCGCAAGCGAGATCTTGCCGTTACTTACGTAGAACTGAAAGAGCATATGGCAGGGAGGCAATGCCATCTTGCCGGTCTCCGCCGAATTCCACGCCGTTACGACATGTCGCCTGTTGTGGGGGTTGTTTTTGATCGACTCCAATACGTCTTTTAGTTGGTCGATCTCACCACCTTCCGGATCTCTCCAGCTTCTCCACTGAACACCATAAATACGCCCGAGATCTCCCGGGAATTGCGCTTTTGGTTGCCAGTAGTCAGCTTCGGCGTTAGCCGTCCAGATGGTTTTATCTTTGCCCGCGATCTCTTTGAGTCGATTATCGTCGTTTGATCCTTCTAAAAACCAAAGCAACTCTGAGGCTACCGCCTTGAATGCCAGCTTTTTAGTCGTGAGGGCGGGGAAAGAATCTCGGAGATTCGCTCGGAATTGAAGCGCGAAAAGAGAACGTGTGTTGCCATTCCTGCCATCTCTGTCTTCTCCGTTTTTGTATACGTCCTCGAGCAGGTCTAAGTATCTTCTCATGATTCCTCCTTCTTATTAATTTCCTCTTCTATTGTACAGAACCGAGTAGGAAAAGAAAAATTCCCTGTTTTTTCGGGTCGGTTTAGAAAATAAAAAACTTCCCGTTAAGTTAAACGGGAAGTTCGCTTGGACTTCTTTTCCTTTATGAGCATGTTGTCTGCTGCAATGTAGATCGCCTCTAGGCTGTGCAATCCTTTGGGAACGAACACGAATCCGTAAGAGAAACCAAAGCAGTGGTCAATTTCCCCATCGAATTCATTTTGAAAGTATTGGCTGGCGGTTTTGGAAAAAAGGGCGGCAATTCGTTTGAATATCTTCCTGACCTCTTTTTCTGTATTCTCCATTCCCTCAGTTGTGAGTGCCAAGACGAACTCGTCGCCTCCGTACCTGCCTACCAGGTCTTCACGCTTTATGTTGTGCTCGAATGCTTTTGCAAGCAGTCGGATCAACATATCACCGTAAACGTGCCCGTGGCG includes the following:
- a CDS encoding dihydrofolate reductase produces the protein MTLNIIAAFTKKDRVLGKDGRMPWNIPSDLKRFKRLTTGHPVIMGRRTYESIGRSLPNRTNIVVSGEMYGNGRNFTVARTPSEAISKARENEGSDEVFIIGGQEVYRATLHKADRLYLTIIEEEFEGDVFFPNFNEKEFRLVEKEEGSENGYNFTFLTLERK
- a CDS encoding thymidylate synthase, with the translated sequence MRRYLDLLEDVYKNGEDRDGRNGNTRSLFALQFRANLRDSFPALTTKKLAFKAVASELLWFLEGSNDDNRLKEIAGKDKTIWTANAEADYWQPKAQFPGDLGRIYGVQWRSWRDPEGGEIDQLKDVLESIKNNPHNRRHVVTAWNSAETGKMALPPCHMLFQFYVSNGKISLAMTQRSGDMFLGVPFNIASYGLLLSMVAQVCNLEPDELAITINDAHIYHDHFEAVEEQLKREPLPLPKLWLNPEVKEIDGFSMDDFKLVDYEHHPPIKAEMVV
- a CDS encoding GGDEF domain-containing protein; translation: MIQDLEKELLENKVKSLKSEIGILESRIEELERDDLTGVLRRKPWEEKVREKLRRQSQVICMVDMDGLKIVNDRHGHVYGDMLIRLLAKAFEHNIKREDLVGRYGGDEFVLALTTEGMENTEKEVRKIFKRIAALFSKTASQYFQNEFDGEIDHCFGFSYGFVFVPKGLHSLEAIYIAADNMLIKEKKSKRTSRLT